The Nostoc sp. 'Peltigera membranacea cyanobiont' N6 genome contains the following window.
GGCATTTGGTAGAAATGGATTGAGACTGAAGTATTTTACAGCACGCTCATCATCAGGAATACCAAGCACTGGAAAGCCATGTAGCATATACTGGCTACCTTGCAATGTAATTTCAGACGCAGTATTTTTATCAGTGTTCATACATTATCTAGGAAAAACTAATACACCCTGAAAAATTTGCCTTCTCTAGGGTGGCTGGTGTGAATGTGGAGTGGCAAGGTGAGAAATGCTAGATAATTAGTATGAATTTTGATAAGTAAATATAGCTAATAGCGATCGCTTATTTATAAAGAATTGGTAAATGTGGTGAGGCTAACACGGAGACGTTCTTGGTAACAAGTTTTAAGAGTAGACTTTTGCCATTTTGTACTAGTCAGATAATTAATAATTAAGATACAGATTATTTATCCTCTAGACGGTTCAAGTTTTGAAATGATTAATAATATACAAGAATTAAGAGAGCGCTTGTTTACTAGTGGAATAGTAAAAAATGAGCAAGAATTACAAGGATGTACCTCAGAGGAAATTGCATACATTGAGAGTAAATATGGAGTTTTACCAAGGACTTATAGGGAAATATTAAGCTTACTTGGGCATAGTGCCGGAAAGCTTGTTAGCAGATCGGAATTTTAGTTTTACTTCGACCAAATTATCGATCATAATGAATGGCATCGAGAGAGTCTCCTTGAGGCAATTGCTGAAGGAGACGAATGTACAACCTTGCCTGATAATGCTTTTTGTATCTGTGCTAGAAATGGAGACCCGTGGTTTATTATTGCCGATGGACAAGATGACTGTTCTGTTTATTTTCTGCATGACGATTGCATAACAATTAAAGAGGCCAGTAAATCTGTGATGGATTGGATAGAGGGATTTGTAGAAGAAGCTGAATATTGGATAAGGAGAGGAATGAGATAACATTTCAAAGTTATCTTTTTGAGAATAAATTTTAACAATAACGCTTATAGTATTCTGCTACATTAATTTTTATAAGTTCGTAGTAAGGACTAAAGTCCTTACTACGAACTCTTTTAAGCTATCTGACTAGTCGCCATTGCTATCCCTGCTAAATACCCAGTTGTCCAAGCACTTTGGAAGTTAAACCCACCGGTAACGCCATCAATATCTAAGATTTCTCCAGCAAAATAAAGACCAGGAACTAACCTACTTTCCATCGTCTTGAAGTTGACTTCTTTGAGCTTAACGCCACCACAAGTCACAAATTCTTCTTTAAAGGCTCCTTTGCCGTTGATTAAATATTGTCCCTGAGTAAGTTCTTGCACCAGTTGATTTAAGCTTTTACTAGATATTTCTGCCCAACGGTCATCTGTAGCGATCCCTGCACGGGCAATGATATATTGCCAGAGACGATGGGGGAGTTCAACGCCGCGATGTAATGCGATCGCTTTCTTACCCCATTCATCTTTAACTGCTAAAACTTTTTCTCGGACTTCTTCTTGTTGCATCAGGGGTAGCCAATTAATCGATAATTTGGCTTGATAGCGGCTTTCGTGCAGAACTCTCGCACCCCAAGCAGAAAGTTTCAAAACAGCCGGGCCACTCAAACCCCAGTGGGTAATTAGCAATGGTCCAGTTTGTTGTAATTGGGATTTTCCGCCCGCAGATAACCGTAATTGGATAGGGTTAACGCTAACTCCAGCTAACTCCCGCAACTTTTGATCGAGAATGTTGAAGGTAAATAATGAGGGGACTGGCGGTTCAATTTGATGGCCTAACTCTTGGACAATTTTATAACCGACAATGCTGCTACCGGTGGCAAGCAGTAGGCGATCGCATTTAATCGTCTCTCCCGATTTCAGAAGAACATCAAACTCCCCATCTGCTGCGGTTCGGTTCACTGAAGTTACATGTGTACCGATCCGGAGTTTGACCCCAGATTTCGCCACCGCTTTTATTAGACATTCCACAATGGTTTCTGAAGTATTGGTGACAGGAAACATCCGGCCATCAGCTTCAGTTTTTAGATAGACTCCACCAGTAGCAAACCAAGCTACTGTATCTTGAGGGCCAAAGCGAGTCAAAGCACCCCGCAAAGCTTTTGCACCTCTGGGGTAATTTTGGACTAACTCCTCCGGGTCAAAGCAAGCGTGAGTCACGTTGCAGCGTCCCCCACCAGAAATTAGCACTTTCGCCAGTGGTTGACGACTGGCTTCGAGTAAAGTAACTTGGGCATCAGGATTGGCTTTAGCACAAGCGATCGCGCCAAAAAATCCCGCAGCCCCACCCCCAATAACTACAATTCGTAACGGTAGCAAGTTCTAAAATTTCTCAATAGCACGTACTTTACTAGGCTAGCTGTTATCTTCACTCTTCAACTAGTTCAAATTGATCTTTTGTGGCACCACAAGTAGGACATGACCAATCTTCTGGTATATCTTCAAAAGCTGTTCCCGGCGCTATATCGCTATCTGGATCGCCTAATTCTGGATCGTATTCATAGCTGCAAACGGTACATATATACTTTGCCATGTCCCTATCCTCTAGTAAATTTTTGGCATTACTTCCCTATTAAATACTTCTGGCAGTGAGTAAAAATAGCTACGCTACAATTCTTAAACCAGAGTATACGTTTACCTTTGGGGGAAATTTCCCACATTATGAGAAATCAGATTACAAACGCCACCAAGTCCTTTGGGCGTAGCTGATAATCCCGATCGCGATCGCCCCTAGTAGCAGTAGCAAAATAATTCCACCTGGAATAAAAGTAAGAATACCAAAGCCTCTCAGTACCCATACTGCTACGCTAACACCAAGAAGGATACCAAAAATCTGGATTAATCTACGATTTAAAGAAGATTGACTCACCTAATTTTCCTCTCAACTCAATAGAAATTACACTTGATATTTACCATCAGATATGAAGTTATGATGAAGTTATAGTTTCATCAGAAATAACACTTAAAAATAGAGATATCCTATCCAGATTTTGGGGTAAGACGCTTGATATTAAATAGTGTTTATGCCATTTTAGCTGTTAAGAACTTAGTTTTTCATTTATAATACTGCTATTATCAATCCTACTTAAGTATTTATTGTGTTAATTGCGATCGGAACTACAGGTTTTACAGTAAAAAAACTGAAATAATTACCAAAATCTCACCCTTTCCGGAAAGGATAGGCATTACACTGGAACTAAAATTTAATGGGTTAGATCGAAATCAAGTTTTATGACTTGTAGTTTTAACTCGATTTAGGTGGGTGAGTTGAGGAGTAACTAAAATCATTATGTCTGCGTCTTATATATCAGATTCAATTATTGAAGGTTCAGGTATGGCTTGGAGTCAAGACAAGCAAAAGTTGCTGGTACAGGGTGAAATTTTGGTAGAAACGCGATCGCACAAAACCTGTGGTGGCGCGGTGACAGCTTGGATGTATTTGCCGATGGTGCGATCGCAAGTTTGGCAGCAATTAACTGATTATCCCCGGTGGGTGCAATATTTTCCTGATATCACTAAAAGCGAGATATCACACAAAGGTGAAGTCAAACGTTTATATCAAGCAGCACAAAAAGCCTTTTTCTTTTTTACCGCTCAAGTGGAAATTTACCTCAACGTTGTAGAAGTGCTGGGGCAACAAATCCAGTTTCGCATGGTAAAAGGGACTTTTGAGGATTTTAACGCCAATTTAGAACTCCAAGATTGCGGTAACGGCACCTTGCTTGCTTATACTGTCCAAGCTACACCTCTGATTCCGATTCCATCAATTTTTATTCAACAAGCAATGAACTTAGAATTACCTGCAAATATGCGGAAAATGCGACAAGTGATTTGTAAGCAGTAGGAAGTAGTGTAGTTCTATTATTTGAAAAGTGGGTATTGCTGAATCAAGAGATGATTCTTGTGGAGTGGGCATCCTGCCCGCCCAGAAATACAAGGGACGGGCAAGATGCCCATCCCACAAATATACAATGCCCCCTACAAACTCACACTGAATTAGCTGCTAAATACCTCAACAGGTAAGCGACTAAAAGAAAGACGCTCATTTTGCACATCTACAAAGATGGTGTCGCCGTTGTTGAATTCACCGCGCAAAATAGCTTTGGCAATTTGAGTTTCTAACTCGCGCTGAATCGCCCGCTTCAGTGGACGCGCCCCATACACTGGGTCATACCCTACTTCAGCTAAAAAGTCAAGTGCGATATCCGAGAGTTTGAGGGATATTTTGCGATCGCCCAATCTTTGCCGCAATCTTTGCACTTGTAATAGCACAATCTGCCGCAATTCCTTCTTATCTAAACCGTGGAAGATGATGATTTCATCAATCCGATTCAGGAATTCTGGACGGAAACTATTCCGCATCGCTTCCATTACCCGACGGCGCATTTCGTCGTAGTGGGCGTTATCCCCAGCGACATCCAGAATGTATTGCGAACCGATGTTGCTAGTCATGATGATAATAGCGTTCTTGAAGTCCACCTTATGACCTTGGGCATCAGTAACCCGACCATCATCAAGAATTTGCAAGAAAATATTGAAAACATCGGGGTGTGCTTTCTCGATTTCGTCGAAGAGAATCACAGAGTAAGGACGGCGGCGAATCGCTTCTGTAAGTTGTCCGCCTTCTTCATAACCCACATATCCCGGAGGCGCACCGATTAAACGGGAGACAGCGTGTTTCTCCATGTACTCCGACATATCGATTCGCACCAGCGCATCTTCGCTATCGAACATATAGCCCGCCAGCGCTTTTGCCAACTCGGTTTTACCCACACCTGTTGGCCCAAGGAAAACAAAGCTGGCGATGGGACGATTGGGATCGGCTAGTCCAGCCCGCGATCGCTGAATTGCATCAGCTACGGCTGTGACTGCTTCTTCTTGTCCAATGACGCGGTGGTGCAGTTCATCTTCTAAATGCAGCAGTTTCTCTTTCTCAGATTCCACCAACTTGCTGATGGGAATTCCTGTCCATTTAGAAATAATTTCAGCAATATCACCTTCTGTAACTTCTTCCCGTAATAGTGATTTACCACTTCTTTGGGCGCTTGCTAACTCAGCTTCTACTGCTTCCAATTGGCGATGCAAGCTGGTTAAATTACCATATTTCAACTCCGCAGCCCGGTTAAGGTCGTAATCGCGTTCTGCTTGCTGAATTTCTAAGTTGACCCGTTCAATTTCTTTTTTGACAGACTGAATTTTGTCAATGATATCTTTTTCAGACTGCCATTGAGTATTCAGAGTTCTTTGTTCTTCTTTGAGATCGGCAATTTCTTTTTCCAATCTTTCTAGACGTTCGCGAGAAGCAGCATCGCTTTCTTTTTGTAGCGATAGCTTCTCCATTTCCAATTGCAGAATTTTGCGATCGATTTCGTCAAGTTCTTCTGGTTTGGAGGTGATCTCCATTTTTAATCTCGCGGCGGCTTCGTCTACCAAATCAATGGCTTTATCAGGGAGGAAGCGATCGCTAATATATCGACTCGACAACACGGCGGCTGCAACTAAAGCACTATCAGAAATCTTCACCCCGTGGTGGTTTTCATAACGTTCTCTCAACCCGCGCAAAATCGAAATACTATCTTCTACACTAGGCTGATCGACATAAACTTGCTGGAAGCGTCTTTCTAGTGCGGCATCCTTTTCGATGTGTTTGCGGTATTCATCCAGAGTTGTCGCGCCAATACAGCGCAATTCGCCCCGCGCCAACATCGGTTTTAATAAGTTACCTGCATCCATCGCGCCTTGAGTTGCACCAGCGCCGACAACAGTGTGAATTTCATCAATAAATAAAACAATATTGCCGCCAGATTCAGTAACTTCTTTTAATACTGCTTTTAGGCGTTCTTCAAATTCACCCCGGAATTTTGCCCCTGCAATCAAAGCACCCATATCTAAAGAAATCAGCTTGCGGTCTTTGAGAGATTGAGGTACATCACCTGCGATAATGCGTTGGGCTAATCCTTCTGCGATCGCAGTTTTACCAACACCCGGTTCACCAATTAGCACAGGGTTATTCTTGGTGCGGCGAGAGAGAATTTGCACAGTGCGGCGAATCTCATCATCTCGCCCAATCACTGGGTCAAGTTGACCTTTACGCGCAGCTTCTGTAAGATCGCGCCCGTATTTTTCCAGTGCTTCGTATTTGCCTTCTGGATTTTGATCGGTCACTTTTTGACTCCCACGAACTTGTTTAATAATATTTTTGAGTTTGCCTTCGTCTAAAGCAAACTCTTGGAATAAAGCTTTGCCAAAACGGTCATCTTTGGCATAACCCAGCAATAAGTGTTCAATTGAAATATATTCATCTTGAAACTCCTTGCGATACACGTCTGCTCGATCTAGCAGTGTATCTAAGCTACGTCCCAAGTATACTGAGGTACTATTACCAGATACTTTCGGCTGACGTTGAAAAAATTGTTCGGTGCGATCGCGCAGTTTTTGGAGGTTAACACCCGCTTTGGTGAGAATCCCTGTTGCTAGACCATCTTGTTCTAGCAGCGCTTTCATCAGGTGTTCGCTTTCAATTTGCTGTTGTTGATATTGTTTAACAATATCGGGGGTATGGGCGATCGCTTCCCAGGCTTTTTCTGTAAATTGGTTAGGATTAGTAGGTTGCATATAGGGAGACTTTTAGAAAAACCACTCTAGGCGTACAAGGCACAGAGAGACGAACAGTCTCTCATAAAGACATTCTAAAAAAAGTAAGCTCATTGCTGGATCGGTCTTCACATCTTTATAGAGTAGTAGTATTACCGCCCTTGCTGGTTTTTCTGCCGTTTATTGGTTGGTCTACAAACAATTTTCCTAGTTTAAGATACACCAAAGCAATTGCCCTGAGCATCCTAGCTTGTTTCACTATAATCATCATAAATTTAATTTAAATTAACTTATTGCTGATATTCACTACATTTCTGTTGCTAGAGTGCTAGCACAATCAATATAATGAGTTTCTTGGGAGTTATAGCTAATTTTATCGAGCGATTGAGTAAAATGAAGGTATAATACTTGGATCTCTAATGAAAATATTCTTGTCAACAAACGCGTAAAAGCTAAATATAAACCAGTAAAATTGTATATCGTTATTTAATAGTGATGAAAAAAGTGGAAGATTTTCCTATAAGTTTAACAGCCGAAGAACGCCAATCTCTTTTAATGAGAGAATCCAAAGACTATATGCGCGGGAAGAAAAGCCTCAGCCAATTTCAAGAAGCTGAACGTAAGTATGGTACAGATTATGGTTCAGTTACCCTTGAATTAGCTAGTAAAGATAAGCTTATACCAAAGCTATGGCGTTTTTTGGCATCTCCTTGGCGGCAAAACAAAGACCAAGACTTAATTAAACTCAGATAGCATCTATCTATGTCTATGTACTGAAACTATAGTTTTAATTAGTAATTGAATGTTGTACTTGGTAATTACGTGCTATTAGCATAACTCCTGCTAGACGATTAGCAATTACGAATAGTAACTCTTGCGTGGCTTTAGAATCAAAAGTTGTCACATCTCTGCTGTAGAGACACAAAACACCTAAACTATCCGTACCTCCGATAATTGGTATGGTAATCAATGTCACATAATCTAAAATGCGGCCAGTTCTATCCTTGCTAAAAATGTATTGCGGATCGTCAGCGTGCCACATATTATTTATGCGTGATAAGTGTACAACCCGTCGTTTTTTGTCAATGAAAGTACAACCCGCACACCCCCGATTTTGATTAGGGTCTTTACCAACATAAAAACGTACTTTATTTCCATACTCATTTGGTGAATGTGATTGACACCAAGTAGTTAAAAAATCTGGATCGCTAAGGTCTGGTGCATAAATGGCGATACCACAGCCATCTAGAAGTGGCATGATATTAAGCGTTTTTTCAATAAATTGCTCTAATAGCCGCTTGAGTGATTCATTAATGTTTGGATTTACATCTAACTTAGGCAAAAGTAATAGTAAAGATTCATCCAGTTCGTTAAGCTTGATTGCGATTTGATGCGCTTTATGATAATGTATTGCAGTCAATGAAAGCGGCAACAAAGCAATTAATAAAGCTAAAACCAAAACCCATAGTCTGACAGGTAGTGGCTCGTTAATTAAAGGCAATAGCTTTTCTGAAAAAACTTTATCTGCTTGGTTGCCAATAACACCACTAAAAGCCGCAAGCGATAAAGACGCTAAAAAACTGATAACTATTTTTACCCAGTTGGGAATTTTTGGTAAATTAAACGCCATAGCTGTTGATTGGCATCTAAAAGAGGTGGTCAGTATACCTTTAATTACAGTATAAAGCCTATATAAACAACAACAGGTGTACTTTACAGAATCTCACTGAGATATATCTAAATAATTGTTGGCACAGTCATCTGCATAAACCTTCCCTACCCCCACACAGAGTTACCATAATCCCAGGTCGCCTAGTGGATGCTGAAAATGATTGACCCCTACGACTTTGAAGATGATGACTTTGACATTGAGGATGAAGATTTCTTGAAAATAAAACCCATCAGCCAAATGACTGAGGGCGAAAAGCTACAGCGATTTAAGCGCTTCTTCGACAGCAGCAGCCGTGCTATCTTACAAGACTGTCTATTTCGCATCGTCAATTACGAAGATGGTACGGGTACGTTAGAAATTCTTTGCCCCAATGAAGTTGTAAGACAACGCCTTTCTAAAAAAAAGCGCAAAATTACCAACAACATCAACACCTGCTGGAGTCATATCAGATGGTTTTCCCTATGCGTCCAGCAAGATAGTGAGTTGCATTGCCAGAAGTTTACCCGTAATGGGGATTTAGTTACATCTTAGCTGGGGACTGGGGACTGGGGAATTGGGAATAACTACACCCAATGCCTAATAGCAAATGACGAATGACAAATGACAAATGACTAAAAAACAGAAATTTCCTTACCTAGTTGGTTCTAAGTGGACGGCACAGCAAAAAGTAGACGGTTGGCGGCATTTCCAAGTTGTCAATCGGAAAAATCAGGCCAAGTGGGTTTACGCCGAAATGGTTGCTTCTTGCGATCCTAAAGTCCGTTTTTGGATAAATGCCAAATTATTACAAGATAACTCCCAGTGGCAAGCTGGCTGGCAAACATTACAAGAAATCCAGGAAATTAAAACTGAAGTGTCCTAATTAACTTCATAAATTAGGACTTACGCACACTCTCCGATTATTCTCTTACTCTTAGCGCACAGAGGTGAGCTACCCGCAGGTAGCCGCAAATTCTATTCGCCTTGGCTTAGACTTAGGCAATATTTGCCAATTTAATAATATTTTACAAAATCATACTAATTCACTCTCAAGCAGTAATTAAATGGTTTGGTCTACCGACTGAAAAAAGGCAATTTATCTGCGATACCTTCTCTACGAGACGCTAAGCGAACGGTGAGCTACGCTAACGCAAATTCCAGTAGTATTTCCAGCATCAGGCTGCATATACCTCTCTTTACCCTTCTACCTGCGTCCCAATGCCCTGAAAACACCTTGCACGAACATCAGCTAATTCTATGAAAACCATTCAAAAAAGCCAATCTTAGTTTTTTGCTTTTTGTAACTCTTTTTATAAAAATAAGTAATAAAAACTTTTTATAGATGACTTTTAGAGCCAAATAGGACTTTTAAGGGAATTAAAACCCAAATACCCATAATTAAGTTCTAATCCATCGGATAAAACCGGTTTATAAATTAAGAGCCACTTTCTTTTCTATGTAATTTGCCCAATAATGACATTCATAGACCTCACGCATCGCCATCTCAGGAAAGGTGAAGGCAAATGTTTGAGCCACAAGTTTGACAAAAAGCTATTAAGAGGGAAACAAGAGTGAAACTAGCAGTCTACGGAAAAGGTGGTATCGGTAAATCCACAACTAGCTGTAATATATCCGTCGCCCTAGCTAAACGTGGCAAGAAAGTGCTGCAAATTGGCTGCGATCCAAAACATGACAGCACCTTCACCCTGACTGGGTTTTTGATTCCCACAATTATCGACACCCTCCAAGAAAAGGATTATCACTACGAAGATGTCTGGCCGGAAGATGTAATTTATAAAGGCTACGGCGGTGTGGATTGCGTAGAAGCTGGTGGCCCACCTGCTGGTGCTGGATGTGGCGGCTACGTAGTCGGTGAAACCGTAAAATTACTTAAAGAACTTAACGCCTTTGATGAATACGATATAATTCTTTTCGATGTTCTGGGTGACGTAGTTTGCGGTGGTTTTGCAGCACCACTCAACTATGCAGATTACTGCCTGATTGTTACAGACAACGGCTTTGATGCTTTGTTTGCTGCTAATCGGATCGCCGCTTCAGTCCGCGAAAAAGCCCGAACTCACCCACTACGTTTAGCTGGGTTAATTGGCAATCGCACATCCAAGCGCGACTTGATTGAAAAATATATAGAAGCTGTGCCCATGCCAGTTTTGGAAGTTTTACCTTTGATTGAAGATATCCGTGTTTCCCGTGTGAAAGGCAAAACTTTGTTTGAGATGGCAGAGCAAGATCCTTCCCTAGACTACGTTTGCGACTACTATCTCAGCATCGCCGACCAAATTCTAGCGCGTCCCGAAGGTGTTGTACCTAACGACACACCAGATCGGGAGTTGTTCTCTTTGTTGTCCGATTTTTATCTAAATCCGGGTAAACCCCAGGTTCCTAATTCAGAAGAGGAACTAGACTTGATGATTGTATAAATCATCAAGTTCTCAGGATGGGGGACAATAATATGGCTTTCTTTCACAGCTTTACGGATTCAATAAAACAAAAGTGGTTGCAATTTTTCCAGAATAATCGAGACTGGATTACCCTGCACATGCAAGTGGAATCAGTCTACACCCCTGATGGCGGGAAACGACCACCTTCTTACCTCATCCTGGGAGTTCTTAACGCCCTAGAGCCAAAGCTAGCGCAGTTAATGTTGCCCTTTGCCAAACTTAATCCTGATGCCGATACCCTAATTGAGGTGCTGGATTTGCATTTTGATCCAGATTTAGCTCTCGGTAATCGCTTTGTTGTCAACTCCGATGTAGAGAAATACGTAGAAGAAGCAGCAGCGATCGTTGATGAAAAGCCTGAAGATGAAACATTGACACATTCTGATAGCAATGGCTATACCAATGGCTTTGCGGCGGAGGTGGTAGTTCAAGAGTTCGCAATCCTGGATTCCGACGATCAAAGTTTGGAAATCAGCGAGTTGGAGGAAACCGAAAATGACTTTGGCGATATTTCCTTATCAAACGGACACACATTAAAAGATGAGTCTCTCGAAATCTCTAGTTTAGAAGCAGATGAGTTTGGGGAAATTGCCTTCGATACCTCAGCTGCAATGGAAGTAAAGCTGGATGACGAGGCGCTTGAAGATAGTCCACTAGATGAGAATGCGTTTAAAGACGTGTTATCAGATGTCTGGGGTGATGAAACAGCTTTGCAAAAGGCTGAAGAAAATAACGATTTATTAGGGGAAGAACTGCCAGCAGGCGTTTTTGATGAATCAGAAATTGCCCGTCTCTTCCCCAACGCTTAATTATTGCCGTTCTTCGCAATTTTAAGTTTTAGATTTGGGGTTTTGGATTAGGAATTAGGGAAATTGTCGTTAGACAGAGGATACTTTTGTTGTCCCAGTCTTCAATCCAAAATTATCAATCTAAAATCTGAACTTGGTTGAACTGCCATTAAATATCAAGGGGAGAAAAAACCAAAATGACTGTCGCTCAACAACCAGAAGCTTTAAGCTTTGAATGTGAAACTGGAAATTACCATACCTTTTGCCCAATTAGCTGCGTGGCGTGGTTATACCAAAAAATAGAAGATAGCTTCTTTTTGGTGATTGGGACAAAAACTTGTGGCTACTTCTTGCAAAACGCGATGGGGGTGATGATTTTTGCTGAACCCCGCTATGCAATGGCAGAGTTAGAAGAGGGCGATATTTCGGCACAGCTGAATGATTATGAAGAGTTAAAGCGGTTGTGCTTGCAAATTAAACGCGATCGCAATCCTAGTGTAATTGTCTGGATTGGCACTTGCACCACCGAAATTATCAAAACAGATTTAGAAGGTTTAGCACCAAAGCTGGAATCGGAAATCGGGATTCCCATCGTTGTTGCGCGGGCAAATGGTCTAGATTACGCCTTCACTCAAGGTGAAGACACCGTATTAGCAGCTATGGCTAACCGTTGTCCTGATAAGTCTCCGGTGGCGGAAACAGAGAAAATTGAACGCAATGCGATCGCTAAATTGCTAAACTTCGGTAAAAAGAAAGAAGATGTCGCCCAAGATGAATCTGAGTACGTAGATCATCCACCCTTAGTTCTCTTTGGCTCCCTTCCCGACCCCGTAGTGACTCAGTTAACCTTGGAACTGAAGAAACAAGGTATCAAAGTTTCCGGCTGGCTACCCGCGAAGCGCTTCACAGAATTGCCAGTACTGGAAGAAGGGTATTATGTCGCTGGTGTCAACCCCTTCCTCAGCCGCACAGCTACCACCTTAATGCGTCGCCGCAAGTGTAAACTCATTGGCGCACCCTTCCCGATTGGCCCCGATGGTACTCGCGCTTGGATTGAGAAAATCTGCTCGGTGTTCGGTATTACACCCAAGGGTTTGGATGAACGGGAAGCACAAATTTGGGCAGGTTTGGAAGATTACGTAAAACTGATTCGCGGTAAGTCTGTATTCTTCATGGGTGATAACTTGCTGGAAGTTTCCCAAGCAAGATTCTTAATCCGTTGTGGGATGACAGTTCACGAAATCGGCATTCCCTACATGGATAAGCGCTATCAAGCTGCTGAGTTGGCACTGTTGGAGAAAACTTGCCAGGAAATGAATTCACCCCTGCCAAGGATTGTAGAGAAGCCGGATAATTACAATCAACTTCAGCGAATTTATGAGTTGAAACCAGATTTGGTAATTACTGGTATGGCTCACGCTAATCCGTTGGAAGCACGCGGTATTAATACTAAGTGGTCGGTGGAGTTCACTTTTGCTCAAATTCACGGCTTTACGAATGCGCGTGACATGTTAGAGTTGGTGACTCGTCCGCTACGTCGGAATAATAATTTGAAAGATTTAGGTTGGGATAAGTTGGTGAGAGAAGAAGCGAAGATTTAGATTTGGGTTTGGATTGAGCAACAGCATAATAGTATGTTATGGGCGAACTTTTCGGGTTCGTCCTTTTTTTGCGAACCGCAGAGGCGCAGAGAACGCAGAGGAAGAATGCCTAAAAATATTACAATCAGGTGGGTATGGCTGAATAGATAGGATAATTGAGGAGGTGATGTGATGCCTGAAATTTGTCGTTTTTTAGGGATTATCATTACTATGTACTATAACGACCATCCGCCCCCTCATTTCCATGTCCGCTACAATCAGCAAAAGGCAATTATTGATATAGAAACCTTATCAATTTTAGAAGGTCAA
Protein-coding sequences here:
- a CDS encoding ferredoxin:protochlorophyllide reductase (ATP-dependent) subunit N, producing MTVAQQPEALSFECETGNYHTFCPISCVAWLYQKIEDSFFLVIGTKTCGYFLQNAMGVMIFAEPRYAMAELEEGDISAQLNDYEELKRLCLQIKRDRNPSVIVWIGTCTTEIIKTDLEGLAPKLESEIGIPIVVARANGLDYAFTQGEDTVLAAMANRCPDKSPVAETEKIERNAIAKLLNFGKKKEDVAQDESEYVDHPPLVLFGSLPDPVVTQLTLELKKQGIKVSGWLPAKRFTELPVLEEGYYVAGVNPFLSRTATTLMRRRKCKLIGAPFPIGPDGTRAWIEKICSVFGITPKGLDEREAQIWAGLEDYVKLIRGKSVFFMGDNLLEVSQARFLIRCGMTVHEIGIPYMDKRYQAAELALLEKTCQEMNSPLPRIVEKPDNYNQLQRIYELKPDLVITGMAHANPLEARGINTKWSVEFTFAQIHGFTNARDMLELVTRPLRRNNNLKDLGWDKLVREEAKI
- a CDS encoding DUF4160 domain-containing protein, which gives rise to MPEICRFLGIIITMYYNDHPPPHFHVRYNQQKAIIDIETLSILEGQLTPRVLGLVIEWAAMHKSELRENWQLARQNNPLEKIQPLE